atggacaaaaaaaaaaaaaaaatcaatttaagtaGACCGAATTGCACAGAATGGACCGAAATGGATCAAATGGCTTGAAGTAGACCGAATGGATTGAACTAGACCAATAGACCAAATAGATTGAATTGGACCTAAGTGGCTAAATTGGACCTAAGTGACCGAAGTGGATcaaatggaccgaattggaccgaaTGGAGTGAATTGCACCAAAGTGGATCGAGCAGGCCGAATTAGATTGAATAGCTCCAAATGAACTGAATCAGGCTAATGTGGACTTAATGGACCGAAATAGACCAAAATATTATGCTGATGTGGTTCAAAAGaagtataataataaatactactcttcaatttttaatatattattatttggatttAAAGGCATTATAAAAACCTATAATTGAAATTGAGGCTGGTTTGCCCCATGGATATGGGCAAAATTGGAGCTTTTGAGTAGTAGGATTGAATTCGTGGGAGAGCGGGCTAAAATGGTTTTACACTGATTTAGACAATTCAATTGGCTTCGTTCCATTCggttttttgctttaaaatgATTGATGTCTTCTGAAACTGCTAAATTTGTGGAATCACGTCAATCATCATGAATCTCGTTTCCTGTGTTTGGCTActatatgggtttttttttttttttttttttttggggacaaaTATACTATGTGGTGCATTATTCATGGGCTCACGAGTCTTATAAATTCATCCAAGCCTATTTGCAGAAGTTACCCTTCAAAGTCCAAACTCCAAAGCATAACTCCTAAATTTTCTCATGAGCCTGCTATGTGGGCttggaaaagatgaaaaataatataataggtTTGGGCCCATTCAGCAAGTTGTCCTAATTAAATTTCATCCCTtatatgagttttttggacCAGTCATTTAATGATAAGTTACAATACTTTCCCAATAAATTCTggataataagttattattaattttaatttaaatttattatttaaaatatttttttgcccttttaaaataactaatcacttaaaatttataataaaagtgttataaaaatactgtagagatattatttttgttaaagtAAAGTCTGTCTCGTTTATTGTTAAAGATTAGGCCTTTAATTGTATTTGGACCCAAGACATGCATGTGGATGTGGTGCTGTTTCTTGTTGTAAACAACTCTCAAACACACAAAACTGCACCTTCCATTGCTTTAGTGAACACAGTTCACAGAATAAGACTATAATAAGAGGCATAGGAATCTTTGAGGCACGCATGAGATGAGAGGAAGGTGAGGTTGCCTAACCCAACAAGAAAGCaaattttggtcctttttcacATGTATGGGAGATGACCTGTTTCACACCTTGACGTGGTAGTAGTTGGTGTGTCGTCTTTACAATTTAAGATGATAACGTGAAACAAAGGGTGATCTACAAGTTCAAACATAACTTCAATGTTACCGACAGTTCTGTACTGTCGGTAACATTGAaatcaaaataatgaaaaagtatACATAAGCTACGTTTGGATTAGGCTAAAATGTTTGCGTCTgcgtttttccattttttttttcacgcgtttttagACTTGTGACTACTGTTCAATAaacagtagccgcaaagttagactttttaaacttttttcagCCAATCAGTACAGATCGTGTAttgtttacggacccacaaatttcacttttcgtaactttttcattaaaaatgggtcacacggtactatttacacatttaaaaattattttgttacagtattttcaattttcaatttcaattttcaattttcagctgtatccaaataGATCCATAATGAATGTACACTTGTCTAGCTACGCTGTTAGCATCAACACATATAGAAATACCAAAGAAGATATAGTTCTCCACGTAACGAAAGCTCATTGGCACATGAGCATTCAATTCAGTTTCCTTTCACTtgtcacacttttttttttcttctctgtggCCAATGAAATGTTAAGCTCACTTTCATAGATTTTTTAAGCTACTATAGTATTAGTTAACTATATATAgagctatttaaaaaaaaaaaaaaaaaactatatatagaGCTAGCAATACAAGCTTTTTAAGGTGCTTGAATCATCATGAATTAGAGATGTAATCAACCAATATAATTTAGCCTCAAAAAGGTTGAAcataaagcaatttttttttttcctgagtgATATAATATAGCAATGTCAATTGTTCTTTAACAGTACGGAATTGGCAAGAGAAGTTCTCTCAAAAGAATTACTCGATGTataataatttaccatttgCTAATGTTGAAGCCCACAAACCAAAGAATAACTTCAACTttcctcataaaaaaaaaaaaaaaaaacttcaactttcaatatatacataaaaaaaaaagggtaaaaaaaaaaaaaaaaacaaaacaaaaacaaaaaaaaaacccacaaaacaatcatattatTGGCATTGAAGATCCTGGACTGCACGGCTTGTCAAATTTAGTGTCATTATGCAGTTCAATTCTGTGTTCCTCCTCTTCTTTATAATCTTCACCAAGTGCACTGTACCACTCAACTTGGCAGAGCTACTCAGCTTCAACATCCCTGAATTAATATCACTGCTAAGATTGTTCAAATCCGGTAACCTATTCGACCTCAGTTCCACTGTAACATTCATCGCTTGTCCCTCCCTAGCTTTGACACTCCCATGTCCTATTTTTCTTTCACCAATAACCATGCCTCTATATAGCACACTCAAGGTGCTATTCTTGAATTCGAACCCAccgaaatttttattcttaatagTCACCTCAGCAACAAAGGTGGCACTAAACGAAGTTGATGATGCAGTGCCATTATACTTCAGATTTTTCACCGTGACCAAACTCAAATTAACATCAGGAACTTTAACACGCAACACGATTACGGCAAGGACTAATATGATGATGCATTGGATAACAATACctgcaaaaacataaacaaaacatttaccacttctttccttctttagTGCTTTGAACATGGCAATCTCTTCGTCACTTCTCGGATGTAATTTGCTAGATGCAAATGGAATTTCGTCTGtcgacatttttttttcaagacaAAAATGGTTGAGGAACTTGCGGTTGTAgggtttctatttttttgagaaggatttTAGTGAAGAGCTTAAAATGGGTTGGCTTTTAGTGTGTGAATATCAAATATGAAGGGCTTGTTTTTTGAATTACTACATATAGCATGTGATATGTCTACGTTTAAACCACCGCGTTGAATTTTATAACCTTAGTGGGTCAGTCCAAGTCTGAATATAAGCGCCGGCCtatgtttgattatttttgaaatcatgATTGCAGCCTGTTTTTGCTGTCCCAAAGTGTCATGGTCTTGGGGAAAGCTCAAGATAagataatattaaattattaatatatgtaCAGCACCGGCAGAAAATAGCACTTCGATAGCAATAGTTACAACTAGTTTGATCTTAGCTAAAAAGCAAACACCTTTTGTTTAAATAATCAATCACTTTGCAATAATGCATTAAGAATTACTTAGCATGGAAGGCTACGATCGATGGTTGGAAATGGTCTCAAATTCCTATCGTGAATTGAAaagaatttttaatatatatattttgaagaaagaaaattaatttggttatttttacttttgtttatatggtgtaaaaaaaaaaaaaaaagattattatttgGTATGGAAGGAAAATCTATTAATTGTCAAAGAAATAATGTATACCTTGTCTAGGGGTGTCCAGCAGACCCGGTGACCCGGCCAACCCGCCCAATCCGCCCGATTCCGACCCGCCACCACCCGATCTGACGACTCCGGCGGTCGGACGCGGGTTCCAAACTGTCAAACCCGACCCCCGGCGGGTCGGTTGGCGGTTTTGCATTTCAAAACCCATGAAACTCGACCCGAACCGATACCTTTAACGTTTCCGGCGAAATATTACGCAACCCAAACCAATCTCCGTTACCTTTAAACGTTTCCGGCGAAATATTAAGCAACCCAGACCAAATCTCCAAACCTTTAACGTTTTCGGCGAAATATTCAGCATACCAGATCAAAGATGGCGAGATCTCGACGTTATTCGACGAAATCTAGGCCAGATCTCGACGGATCCGGCCAGATTTCGGCCAAATCTCTTCGAATTTGGCCAGATTTCGGCCAGATCTCGCCGGATCGGCCAGATTTTGGCTTCGGCGATGAAACCCGAAACCGACCCGAAACCGACAAGACCCGAACCGAAAAATCCGGCTAGTCGTCCGGGTCGGTTTCGGGTCAAATTTTAATCCACCCGACTAAATCGGGTcggttccgggttgggcacaaacccgacccgtggacacccctaaccTTGTCCTCCATCAAGTAATAGGAATTGAATTCTTATAAATATGCATTTCTACAaagaatttgataattttggCCAAGAGGCCCTCCATTATGAGGAGAGTGaaagaatcataaaaaattaatgtgtatttgagagggaaaaaaaaaaaaaaaaattcttgcttGATAGGTAATGCAAGGAGAGAGACAACAAAGTTTAGGTTTTCTCTACAAAGTTTTTGTAAAGTGCACATATTACGGAGAACTTGGAGGTCTTGATTAATGTAGACCTAGCAAATAGGTCAAGTCAGGCCAGATCCCATTTGAGTTCAGGTAAGAATAAGTCATCTCAAACTTGTTGTTGGCGAGTTGGGTCAATTAGGGCCTATTTGGTTAGCTAAAAAAAACgctgtttttttgttttcatttttagtttttagtggGTCCCACTACGAAAAAACTGGTTTGGTTTTAGCATTTGTATTCAGTTTTCATTTGTAGTATTTTAAAAGttggatttgaaaaaaataaaaatgaatacaGCTTTTTAGCATTTTCGTTTTCTATGAATATGAATACAGTGGCATATTTGTAAATATTGTAAAAACACAAGGTTACTTTTTTTTAGTGATGTGATGTGTGTGAGTgagaaaaactaatttttcttgaaatagaaaataatgaccaaacCTAGTGTGATGTATTTCTATACACAAATTATGTATTCAAAACAATTTACCAAATACTACCAAATgtaaaaataagtattttttttttttctatatttaaactTAGGATTTGAatatagaataaagaaaatgaaaagttgatACACCATTTTTGAaaccaaatagacccttagGTCATGGGTTATGAGTTAACATGCACATATTTTttcacatagaaaaaaaaatgatgatgatgataataataatattgtcttTGTCTTCctttcaatataaataaatgaaaaaaaaacaaaaaaaacaaaatacataaaaataaaaatgaaataatatataaattcttAAGTTTATGCAATCAAagttcaataataataaatatgattatattggctttatatttttgtttttaataatggAGCACTATATAGAGCCGTGCATTTGAAAGAAAATGTGATTGTGAATTGTCCAATTTGAGTCAAAATATATGTGTGAAGAAAAGGACCACTCTAAAACCGGGTCGTGTATGGATTGACCCAACCCGACCTGGAAGTTAAACGGACTTGGTATGAGTTAACCTGTTTTTGCTTCTTGTCAAAGATTTCAGAGTCAAGTTAATGGGTCTATGTTCAAGTTTTCTTGGTTTGAAATTAATGTTGTGAAGtgagaaaaacaagaaagaaaatagtgcgtgtgtgtgagagcaaagaaaaacaaggagtttttttttagttgtgagACATACACAAGAGAAGATAAAATTGGGGTTTTCTCTAATTAAGAGGAGGTTTTTTGGGTGCTACAACAACAAAGAGttgtataattatatttaagGTGATAAAGATCTTAGGTGTTTTCGtaatatttctaattttttttttttgagaaacaaacacacacacacaagggagagagaaagatgtTCTAATACAAagacacaccacaactccactcaaaagccataattttgtaatatttctaGAGAGAAGATATTATTGCACTTAATTGGTGTGGATCTCAAGTTAggaataaattgaaaatatattataattgattGTATAATAGTAGATTTATTCAGAGCTTGTCTTATAGTTTTTcccttcaaggaaaaaaaagttttctatgtaaatatttttgtaatattctTTTGTGTGATTGACTCGATaattttggttataaatttttttaggagattaatttaaatttttaagttgattttccaagttttttttttttttttttgctaatgattttcttaattcattgAGACTAGATTGCGTCCCAACTATAATTAAGGCAAATTTTGTGGTTCTTATAAAGTCAACATGGCACACCGCACACACATCCACCGCAAGGtaattggaaaataattttgttaaattaaaattatgcttattcaaaaagttcaaattatttaaaaatgatgaatttaattattatcttaATACTTTTCTTTACGTgtagattattattaataaatggtATTTGATAATATGCTCACTTGGAAAACAACACTTCAATACTTCATAACAAAAGCTACACTCACTCTCATCTTTagcaagaaaaacaaatacttttttttttttttttcatttaatataagcatttatttttcaataatgcATATGAAGAATTACTTAGCTTGGAaggttatataattaattaagccAGAACTAGTTTTGGTGAGGTTAACATGGCACGCCGCACGCCACCGCATGGTAATTGACTAATTGGGACATGGTACAACTAGCGGGAAGTTATTATATGTCCAGTTGTCCACCAATATGATTTGAGCTTTTCTCTAAGAGCTTGACGTATATGATATTGACaatgttttatattttcttgtttggtAAATTGTGACAAGCCTTTAAATGTGTTGCTTCATCTTTTAACAGACacaaaagagaaggaaagaggTCCTAATACAAATACACATTAAAACTCCTCTAAAAAatcatgataacttttaagaaATGGTAGAGCAAATATGTTGCTTCATCTGGGGAAGCCGAATTAACTAAAATGAGTTGTATAATTATATATTGCATTGTTTGGGGCACTTTTGGGCAATGCAACCTGAGTTATTTAGTCTTAAGAAATTACTAATTAAACGTTCGTAAAGCCCAGATTATACTATCATAGATAAATTGGGTCTTCAAGTCTAAACACAAATGGATATTTGTTTGGGCCAAGTGCTCTTATTTTATGGACGAGATAGAATAACTAATGAATTCCATATTTATTAGAgtataatatttttaggtttttggtataacttgtaaaatttttcaaGCATAAACCACCAAAAAACTGGTAACTCAACCACCAAAGTCGCTGGTGATGGAggtgttgggctttgtggagcctagtttgTTTGATCTGGTTCgacgacccgacccgaataatattgcgtgatttttaatgggagatttactgaggcttagtccatggagtggAGGTTTGGGTTGATAGGCCAAAGCCGGAGCGCTCATGGACAAGCCTCTTGGGGGTCTGGGGGCAACGCccttgggaaattttttttggcccgTTTAGCCTATTGTGGAACCGACTTTGGTGATTAAGGTTATTATTGGGAGTCGGTTGCCGTGTTTTTTATAGAGTGAAAAATCTTGTAGTCGCATTGTGTATTGTACTTTTctctgataatagtgaaatctctgTAACTCcatggacgtaggcaaattgccgaaccacgtaaatattgttttgtgcgtttgattgctttctttggcgtgtgttttctctatttttttgtttcttacaGGTTGGGATTTCGGTTAAATTCCCTTCAGGAGGTCTAGTGACCAAGCTGCTAGCTTTGATTGCTGGATTGACCACCCAACCACTAAATggtaggggggggggggggcttctGTGtgattttgtaaaatgttttgcCAAGTTTTTAAAGGTTTACAGCATTTTACAAATGGTTTCACAGCTAGCAAAAgatattttttggtttaaccaaattttacaatgaaataaatatgataaaatgctaaaatatttttcataaaatattttatagtgaaacaaacaaagcataaattTGGCAATTGAAATTTCAAGTTAATCTTTGTGATCATCCCAGCCCTGTTATTGTTCTTTTCAAGTAAATTAACATGTCAGTATTTAACCCTTGCACATCTTATTAAATGGTGAAAATGATGGTATTGTATGGTAACATATAGCAACACCCAGAATTTAGCAGGATAATTGATCAAATAGGAGAAGAGGCCGATATCAAGTTCTAAGAGAGAAatgcaaggaaaaaaataatctaaaaataaTTAGCTTGAAAACAAATAgtccaataatatatatagtattaacttgggggaagaaaaatgaaaatgttgcAGAATGAAGTTGACTGCATATTGGTTTATTTTGCTTTACGTTGATCATAGCTGGTGCAAAGTGACGAGGACAAGTGGAAGCGTTTTagactttaaataaaaaataaatattaaatgatGAAATTcgtatatattataattataattatagtGTTATTATACTATGAGATTCGGCTAGAATGAGACTGGAATTAGAATATGATTTTAATAGCGGTagaaaaataattgattgaaagagagaatttaGCAGGAGCATAATAGGAGATCTTTATTCTTTTGCCAGAAAtaaaaccaatatatatatgatgaagatgatgacgACATTTGGCGCTCTGTCTTGGTTACAcaatttgtaaataatattgAATTTGTTCACTTACGCGTGTATGgacttttatttttgctttttgtctctgtttttatttattttatgggcGTACATTTGTTTTGTATAAGAAGACATAATTCTCTGATATACGACCCAACCATTTGTGGTTTACTAAGCCAGATTTACATGTAATATTAACAGGTTTCGTAAATGGTAAATATATCTTCTCATACAATATATCAATTAGGAAAAATGATAAGATCAACAGCACTGGAATTTCATATTTCAGTAAGTTCAATGacttttttttccacaatttttttttaatacctatGTACACGATATGTTATGATtggtatataataaaagttgtgtcaatatataaaattgatatcACTCATAGAGAGGATTAGCCTAACAAGAGATCGAATTGGGGGCGTCCATTCAAAGCCAACTCCCTTGGATTTGTGTACCTCAGTAGCCAGACTACTTTGGACAACAGAGCTCAAATGGCTATGCCAATTAACCCATACTGAGGATGAAAGACCGAGAGAGTCTAGTTGAGTATGGTTCGCCTACAAAGGAGTTCCCTCCCAATGTATATGCAATATCCCTCTACACAATAGGTATGCACACTAGAAATACAATATTCCTCTACCCACTTTTTGTCGCAACACATGGGTTTGCTCATAGGTTCATGAATTTTGCAGTGTAACAAGTGTTCCAAGTTCATTTGGCATAATTCACTTCTTAGGCTTATGGATAAGTTCCGTAAGTTTAAATAGATCTTGTTTTTGGCCTTCGGTATCACTCTTTCAAAATTTGccattaaaaattgaaaaatgttatgtGTACAACATTTTCTAAGTAGTAtgttattattggttgttaatgatagtcaaaaaaaattgttaggttctaagactttaggatctaaatgtattagaactacaatttgtaatgtgttggcaaatcatgatcaaaacatagagtctaggtttaggctactcaaagtgtgtttatttgtaaaactGGAATTGAGTGATTGCcgaatttattggactaaatctgcatggctcgattgattgaaaattagactcgattgatcgaatctcgtgcagatttatttttttgtagaatttccaattcaacccaagcccatatgacgtgtagggtttatgttttactccaagtataaaaggaaaaaccctaactaCGTTTTAGAGGCTTTTTGATAtgttgtgtgttgaatctcttgtgagatctaaaggtgTTTACCTttatacacacttagggttatcaaaaTTAAGATTCATGTCAAAAAACTTGGTGATCACTTCATTTGCtacataaagagcttaaagaagatatgaaacttttgagtggagtctcaaagtcacaaatgggagtacttgtggttgcagtggatcaagaaaagaagtagtttgtggactcggagctgtcacgtagTCATGGAAGTATGTTTtttactcgaggtagcaataggatgttagttgttaggacatatgtgattcacttattaggaacatatgtcattattttatgtaattggcttatcttttgacaaaacgcactttacttgtatttgggtagatctaggatgtgtttaatacttcaagaaactgtgttttaagatcaagtgttgaagacatgcaagtctgtccaagattcaagctgaagaagtgttgttcattaaagctcgacagctagctatccatcgagcttaagaagctgttctagccccgtggctcgacagctgctcgacaaacaggtatctgtcgagctttatgaaaaacaaaattcaattatgttttgactttaatccgtgattatgtgtttgagctttcttttcttctaaccgtagacatataaaatgattattttaagggccgtaaaaggGTACACAAGTTgtacaagtgttgagcaaagtttgttcaagcaatttgtaactGGAGACAAaattttgccctagttcatcattagtgtgaagaagttgttgtatatgtgcactgtagggttttgtgaccaagcatcttcttgatcttcatcgttgggatgaactgaagaactttgcagccaacaaccttctctagttggtgattgaagtcgcgtactgggatctgcgcaattggttagtcatgtacttgggagccatgcatcaaaaggggaaattgttactacagaacaagtccaattgggtattagggtaagggttcaactgtaggttggtataaggtactgagattcctttacttgtaactgcttgttttgataatagtggaatttcgggagtggtgacctgaaaatcacctggtggggtttttgtcgttaggttttccccattcgtaaacaaatcaccgtgttaaatttattttccgcttcatacttagtttattggtgatttgtttgtgctaccacgcgattgcatgttaattaacttaattaattcacttggctaaattaattggttaatttatcacaaggggtcgattcgtttttggcctatcaagtggtatcagagcgggcacactctaattagggtttaatctttgctgtgttgatccattgacccttgttaTCATGGCTGTAACCGGCTTGAAGAgatctttgttttcaaatacatcttgtttttctaatttctatttGTTTGAGTGTCTCAGAAAatacaagtctaaaagttatttgaattctcTTATGATGACTATTGAAAAAGATCTCAATTTGGTTAAGAAGAAATTAGACTGTCTtagaatgaaaatgtgcaaaggAGTTCGTCTGAGAAGAGTGAAAGTTAAAGGCTTAGCTTGAAAAAGGCAGATGAGAGAAAGCACCATTCCCACTAATCTGTCATCTAAACATGAAGTGTGTTTTATGATGAAGTTCGCATTTAAAGTTATGGACACATGTTTGTGGTACCTCGACAGCGGTTGCTCAAGACACATGATTGGAGACTGATCTTTATTCAAGGTTTTAgagtctaagaaaggtggcaatgtcacttttggtgatgggagcAAATCATAGATTAAAGGGAAGGGAATTGTCTCTCTACCTGGACTACCAAACATTGCAAATGTTCTTTATGTAGAAGGTCTAAGGGTGAACCTGTTAAGCATAAGTCAGATATTtgat
This DNA window, taken from Quercus robur chromosome 2, dhQueRobu3.1, whole genome shotgun sequence, encodes the following:
- the LOC126713419 gene encoding late embryogenesis abundant protein At1g64065-like; translated protein: MSTDEIPFASSKLHPRSDEEIAMFKALKKERSGKCFVYVFAGIVIQCIIILVLAVIVLRVKVPDVNLSLVTVKNLKYNGTASSTSFSATFVAEVTIKNKNFGGFEFKNSTLSVLYRGMVIGERKIGHGSVKAREGQAMNVTVELRSNRLPDLNNLSSDINSGMLKLSSSAKLSGTVHLVKIIKKRRNTELNCIMTLNLTSRAVQDLQCQ